From one Actinopolyspora saharensis genomic stretch:
- a CDS encoding PQQ-binding-like beta-propeller repeat protein: MTLVRPERRTKGDIATALVLTIAVLGGAVTLWWFSSARATELSTASEPVSPAAPARTVPERVEQVWQAPSSATPHPVLAGPTVVTGQDGEVLGRDPASGDVRWRYSRDKSLCTVGAEWERAIAVYRTGDHCNAVTSLNGSDGSREPQRNSGMSPGTRLLSDGNYVTATGSGFLETWRSDLVRTQQYGIPTDIKIPDNNLRRPDCDYSGTAVGDRRVAVIAECADSPGDRVTVLKAHPEDNEQPEEVMSTVLSSERASVVAVTGERVAVALRDRQRLAVYDMSGALRESYAVRLGELPDSGANVHIEPTTRSGDVYWYTGRDTVALEGDRLTPVWTARDTLGPATRMADELLLPVRDGLAVHDPASGERLRTLALDRAGDSRVVFPEVVGRTVLEQRGDRLFAYR; this comes from the coding sequence GTGACATTGGTACGGCCGGAGCGACGCACGAAGGGCGACATCGCCACGGCACTCGTGCTCACCATCGCCGTTCTGGGCGGGGCGGTCACCCTCTGGTGGTTCAGCTCCGCTCGGGCCACCGAGTTGAGCACGGCGAGCGAGCCCGTCTCCCCCGCGGCCCCGGCGCGGACGGTGCCCGAGCGGGTGGAGCAGGTGTGGCAAGCCCCCAGCTCCGCCACCCCGCACCCCGTTTTGGCCGGCCCCACCGTGGTGACCGGTCAAGACGGTGAGGTGCTCGGGCGCGACCCGGCCAGCGGCGACGTCCGGTGGCGCTACAGCAGGGACAAGAGCCTGTGCACCGTCGGGGCCGAGTGGGAACGCGCGATCGCGGTCTACCGCACCGGCGACCACTGCAACGCCGTCACCTCGCTGAACGGTTCGGACGGCAGCCGCGAACCGCAGCGCAACAGCGGGATGAGCCCGGGGACCCGCCTGCTCTCCGACGGCAACTACGTGACCGCCACCGGAAGCGGGTTCCTGGAGACCTGGCGCTCCGATCTGGTGCGCACCCAGCAGTACGGCATCCCCACCGACATCAAGATCCCGGACAACAACCTGCGCCGCCCGGACTGCGACTACTCGGGAACCGCCGTCGGCGATCGGCGGGTCGCCGTCATAGCCGAGTGCGCCGACTCGCCCGGGGACCGGGTGACCGTGCTCAAGGCCCACCCCGAGGACAACGAGCAGCCCGAAGAAGTGATGAGCACCGTGCTGAGCAGCGAGCGGGCCAGCGTGGTCGCGGTGACCGGGGAGCGGGTCGCCGTGGCACTGCGGGACCGCCAGCGGCTGGCGGTCTACGACATGTCCGGCGCGCTGCGGGAGAGCTACGCGGTACGGCTCGGAGAGCTTCCGGACAGCGGCGCCAACGTCCACATCGAACCGACAACGCGGAGCGGGGACGTCTACTGGTACACGGGACGGGACACCGTCGCCCTCGAGGGGGACCGGCTCACCCCGGTGTGGACGGCCCGCGACACGCTCGGTCCCGCCACGCGGATGGCCGACGAGCTCCTGCTCCCCGTGCGGGACGGCCTGGCCGTGCACGACCCCGCATCCGGTGAGCGGCTCAGAACGCTGGCGCTGGACCGGGCGGGCGACTCCCGGGTCGTCTTCCCCGAGGTGGTCGGGAGAACGGTGCTGGAGCAGCGCGGGGACCGGCTGTTCGCCTACCGGTGA
- a CDS encoding DEAD/DEAH box helicase, translated as MKEAITLTSNETRSTGHTGAEDEERAVQTRNSEQPGTPSGQPRQTQGRDLHAENTGDSESPTFAELGASEEIVRALREAGIERTFMIQEMTLPLALRGADLIGQARTGMGKTLGFGVPLLQQMNLPGDGTPQALIVVPTRELCMQVTRDIEDAAKYLGVRTLSVYGGRPYEPQIEGLRAGVDVVIGTPGRLLDLAEQQHLVLGKVSTLVLDEADEMLDLGFLPDIERILGMVPEQRQTMLFSATMPDAIIQLARNFLHQPTQIRAEQSDESAVHERTHQFVYRAHAMDKPELLARALQANGRGLTMIFSRTKRSAQKLADELNERGFAAGSVHGDLGQGAREKALRAFRTGKIDILVATDVAARGIDVEGVTHVINLQCPEDSKTYVHRIGRTGRAGRTGVAITLVDWDEETRWKVISKELGLGMDDPVETYSTSAHLFSDLDIPSDAGGRLPLAKRTRVGLGAEAEERTESTPKRNKRRNRQSSRGDSSGSRANGSEETGNSRPNGRRKRRRTRNGKPVEQAQASGTSTESEQSSEASGSQRPARRRVRRRRGSQSGATEQKADATSQ; from the coding sequence ATGAAAGAGGCGATTACTCTGACGAGCAACGAAACCCGGAGCACCGGTCACACCGGCGCCGAGGACGAGGAACGAGCGGTCCAGACCCGCAATTCGGAACAGCCCGGAACCCCCTCCGGACAGCCCAGGCAAACGCAGGGCCGTGACCTGCACGCGGAGAACACCGGGGACTCCGAGAGCCCCACGTTCGCCGAGCTCGGGGCCTCCGAGGAGATCGTCCGCGCTCTCCGGGAAGCCGGGATCGAGCGGACGTTCATGATCCAGGAGATGACGCTGCCGCTGGCCCTGCGCGGCGCCGACCTGATCGGTCAGGCACGTACCGGGATGGGCAAGACCCTCGGCTTCGGCGTCCCCCTCCTGCAGCAGATGAACCTGCCCGGGGACGGAACCCCGCAGGCCCTGATCGTGGTACCGACCAGGGAACTGTGCATGCAGGTGACGCGGGACATCGAGGACGCCGCCAAGTATCTCGGCGTGCGCACGCTGTCGGTCTACGGAGGCCGCCCCTACGAGCCCCAGATCGAGGGGTTGCGCGCCGGGGTGGACGTGGTGATCGGCACTCCGGGGCGGCTGCTCGACCTCGCCGAACAACAGCACCTGGTGCTCGGCAAGGTCTCCACCCTGGTGCTCGACGAAGCCGACGAGATGCTCGACCTCGGCTTCCTGCCGGACATCGAACGCATCCTCGGAATGGTGCCCGAGCAGCGGCAGACCATGCTCTTCTCGGCGACCATGCCGGACGCGATCATCCAGCTCGCCAGGAACTTCCTGCACCAGCCGACCCAGATACGCGCCGAGCAGTCCGACGAGAGCGCGGTGCACGAGCGGACCCACCAGTTCGTCTACCGCGCCCACGCCATGGACAAGCCCGAGCTGCTCGCCCGCGCGCTGCAGGCGAACGGACGCGGGCTGACGATGATCTTCAGCCGCACCAAGCGCTCGGCCCAGAAGCTCGCGGACGAGCTGAACGAGCGCGGCTTCGCGGCCGGTTCCGTCCACGGCGACCTGGGGCAGGGAGCGCGGGAGAAGGCGCTGCGCGCCTTCCGCACCGGCAAGATCGACATCCTGGTCGCCACCGACGTGGCCGCGCGCGGCATCGACGTCGAGGGCGTCACGCACGTGATCAACCTGCAGTGCCCCGAGGACTCGAAGACCTACGTCCACCGCATCGGGCGCACCGGACGTGCGGGGCGCACCGGAGTGGCCATCACCCTGGTCGACTGGGACGAGGAAACCCGGTGGAAGGTGATCAGCAAGGAGCTCGGGCTGGGGATGGACGACCCGGTCGAGACCTACTCCACTTCCGCTCACCTGTTCAGCGATCTCGACATCCCCTCCGACGCGGGCGGCAGGCTGCCGCTGGCCAAGCGCACCCGCGTGGGACTCGGGGCCGAGGCCGAGGAGCGCACCGAGTCCACCCCCAAGCGCAACAAGCGCCGGAACCGGCAGAGCTCCCGCGGTGATTCCTCCGGGTCCCGTGCGAACGGGTCCGAGGAGACCGGCAACAGCCGCCCGAACGGACGCAGGAAGCGGCGGCGCACCAGGAACGGGAAACCCGTCGAACAGGCCCAGGCCTCCGGCACGTCGACCGAATCCGAGCAGAGCTCGGAGGCGAGCGGCTCCCAGCGTCCGGCACGCCGGCGGGTGCGCAGGAGGCGTGGCTCCCAGAGCGGAGCCACCGAGCAGAAGGCGGACGCCACCAGTCAGTGA